In one window of Posidoniimonas corsicana DNA:
- a CDS encoding histidine kinase dimerization/phospho-acceptor domain-containing protein, whose translation MRGTATLSDVMHEINTPLSVAASHAQLALRRVAPGDDPELEHRLRRIIRSTREASWALRELYEQLTAEDGEGAADRSDQAATTPGSGDAPVCGCGTWTVGLSAGLAGGGRLDPVIAMPGSTGAAQ comes from the coding sequence ATGCGCGGAACTGCGACGCTGAGCGACGTGATGCACGAGATCAACACCCCGCTCAGCGTGGCGGCGTCGCACGCGCAGCTCGCGCTGCGGCGGGTCGCCCCCGGCGATGACCCAGAGCTAGAGCACCGCCTACGAAGAATCATCCGCAGCACGCGCGAAGCATCCTGGGCGCTGCGTGAGCTGTACGAGCAGCTCACCGCCGAAGATGGGGAGGGGGCCGCTGACCGCAGCGACCAGGCGGCCACAACGCCCGGGAGCGGTGACGCGCCCGTGTGCGGTTGCGGGACCTGGACCGTGGGGTTGTCGGCTGGCTTGGCTGGTGGGGGGCGTCTGGACCCCGTGATCGCGATGCCCGGTTCAACGGGGGCCGCGCAATGA
- a CDS encoding transporter yields MILSRHFLLIATVCVALVGSEHRHAAAKSAALFSPPPLAGLPATIDQEPPLGPGNGPDSIAGVGTTNPPATTEIVPPPPPPVPPRPQGSKGSATTDGAGDQKKDDKLGQEPPDDTLDFLRQSTVLLRPGTVEIERSIEYALGETTFLAVLDGGAVVPEITAARTFLATYAVRYGYSERFQPSLVAPVGLATVEQAHAVGQLSDDDFGLGDIQLGASFLLRDGHDECSDVVLTLSLGAPTGSNALLAPSSATAFLGSGFWAVSTAVNWTRTYDPVVVFASAGYTHRFERTVFGQRIQPGEELTLTHGMGLAINDEVTYSVQFELAHQFDTKVAGIDIENSGVDVASLRHSCIIRTAPQDFWEVFMSAGLTEVTTTVSTGVIFTRRF; encoded by the coding sequence ATGATTCTTAGCCGTCACTTCCTGCTGATCGCCACCGTGTGCGTGGCGTTGGTCGGATCGGAGCATCGACATGCAGCGGCGAAGTCCGCGGCGCTATTCTCTCCCCCGCCGCTGGCTGGCCTGCCGGCAACGATCGACCAGGAGCCTCCGCTGGGGCCTGGCAATGGCCCGGACTCCATCGCAGGTGTCGGGACGACCAACCCGCCCGCGACTACGGAGATCGTCCCCCCGCCGCCACCGCCTGTTCCGCCTCGCCCGCAGGGCAGCAAGGGATCAGCCACGACAGACGGCGCTGGTGACCAGAAGAAGGACGACAAGCTCGGTCAAGAGCCGCCGGACGACACGCTGGACTTCTTGCGCCAGTCGACCGTGCTGCTGCGGCCGGGCACGGTAGAGATCGAACGGAGCATCGAGTATGCGTTGGGGGAGACGACGTTCCTCGCGGTGCTCGACGGCGGAGCCGTGGTGCCGGAGATCACCGCCGCGCGGACGTTCCTCGCGACCTATGCGGTGCGTTACGGCTACTCCGAGCGGTTCCAGCCGTCGCTTGTGGCGCCGGTGGGGCTCGCTACCGTCGAGCAGGCGCACGCGGTGGGTCAGCTGTCCGACGACGACTTCGGGCTGGGGGACATCCAGCTGGGCGCCAGCTTCCTGCTCCGAGACGGCCACGACGAGTGCTCCGACGTGGTGCTGACGCTGAGCCTCGGCGCCCCGACCGGCAGCAACGCGCTGCTCGCCCCATCATCGGCGACCGCGTTCCTGGGGAGCGGCTTCTGGGCGGTCTCGACCGCGGTGAACTGGACCCGCACCTACGACCCGGTGGTGGTCTTTGCTTCGGCGGGTTACACGCACCGGTTCGAACGCACCGTGTTCGGCCAGCGGATCCAGCCGGGCGAAGAGCTTACGCTGACGCACGGGATGGGCCTGGCGATCAACGACGAGGTCACCTACAGCGTTCAGTTCGAGCTGGCCCACCAGTTCGACACAAAGGTCGCCGGCATCGACATCGAAAACAGCGGGGTCGACGTGGCGTCGCTGCGGCACTCGTGCATCATCCGCACCGCGCCGCAGGACTTCTGGGAGGTGTTCATGTCGGCGGGCCTCACGGAAGTCACCACCACGGTCTCGACCGGCGTGATCTTCACCCGCAGGTTCTAG
- a CDS encoding C39 family peptidase: MKPRTGIAAALLTSLGCFGLHDGRAEGLALDSVYLAPGRQFSKPVASWRTVRRQNMVAQSKEYTCGAASLATILKYYYEAPIGEEAVLNAALGRLNADELADRQENGLSMEDLATAAKRLGYASATLELKFDKLSGLPMPVVVRLVQGDFKHFVVLRGVVGSRVFVADPLRGNSRVAIPRFQREWDGKILAVVKPGQKPRTSHALEVDPCWPVTPEVQAARRDVVGAQPRVRRPLFRFD; this comes from the coding sequence ATGAAGCCACGCACTGGAATCGCCGCCGCCCTTCTTACTAGCCTGGGCTGCTTCGGCTTGCACGACGGCCGAGCCGAGGGGCTCGCGCTAGATTCCGTCTACCTGGCGCCGGGCCGGCAGTTTTCAAAGCCGGTGGCGTCGTGGCGGACGGTCAGGCGGCAGAACATGGTGGCGCAGAGCAAAGAGTACACCTGCGGCGCCGCTTCGCTGGCGACGATTCTGAAGTACTACTACGAGGCGCCCATCGGCGAGGAGGCGGTGCTGAACGCCGCGCTCGGAAGGCTGAACGCCGACGAGCTGGCGGACCGGCAAGAGAACGGGCTCTCGATGGAGGACCTGGCCACCGCGGCCAAGCGTCTCGGCTACGCGTCGGCCACGCTCGAGCTGAAGTTCGACAAGCTCAGCGGGCTGCCGATGCCGGTCGTGGTGCGGCTCGTCCAGGGCGACTTCAAGCACTTTGTCGTGCTGCGGGGAGTGGTCGGGTCGCGGGTGTTTGTGGCCGACCCACTCCGCGGCAACTCGCGGGTGGCGATCCCTCGATTCCAGCGGGAGTGGGACGGCAAGATCCTGGCGGTCGTGAAGCCCGGCCAGAAGCCGCGCACCTCGCACGCCCTCGAGGTCGACCCCTGCTGGCCGGTGACCCCTGAGGTGCAGGCAGCCCGCCGCGACGTGGTGGGCGCCCAGCCGCGGGTGCGGCGGCCGCTGTTCAGGTTTGACTGA
- a CDS encoding L-threonylcarbamoyladenylate synthase: MPPIVIEVARADDIRDVVHRAVQALAEGELVVMPTETVYGVAASACSAAGMRRLAELKQRGSNSPFALAVKSAQELEDYAPTAPPLARRLARRAWPGPVTLVVDTPSDGGLINQLPDETRQHVCPNGTVGLRCPAHRIVQDVLRMIPGPLALSSANLHGEPDTLSARDAAKALGDHVALVMDDGPAHYGQPSSVVRVDGSSHKVLREGVVGASTIDRLSRFMVLMVCTGNTCRSPMAEMLMRCKLAKKLGCGVDELEERGVMVGSAGVNAGGGSPASPEAAALMAELGCPLDKHLSQQLTEQLVRSADMIVTMTHGHRRAILASWPDAASRIRPLLPEADLSDPIGGSAAVYRACADQIEKALDPHVDEVVAGVGSGE; encoded by the coding sequence ATGCCGCCGATTGTCATCGAAGTCGCCCGAGCGGATGACATCCGGGACGTGGTGCACCGCGCCGTCCAGGCGCTGGCGGAGGGGGAGCTGGTGGTCATGCCCACCGAGACCGTCTACGGAGTCGCCGCCAGCGCGTGCAGCGCGGCGGGCATGCGCCGACTGGCGGAGCTGAAGCAGCGGGGCAGCAACTCGCCCTTCGCCCTGGCGGTCAAGAGCGCTCAGGAGCTGGAGGATTACGCCCCCACGGCCCCGCCGCTGGCGCGGCGGCTCGCCCGCCGGGCGTGGCCCGGGCCGGTGACGCTGGTGGTTGACACGCCGAGCGACGGCGGCCTGATCAACCAGCTGCCGGACGAAACCCGCCAGCACGTCTGCCCCAACGGCACGGTCGGCCTGCGGTGCCCGGCGCACAGGATTGTGCAGGACGTGCTGCGGATGATCCCGGGGCCGCTGGCGTTGTCGAGCGCCAACTTGCACGGCGAGCCCGACACGCTCTCGGCGCGGGACGCCGCCAAGGCGCTGGGCGACCACGTGGCGTTGGTCATGGACGACGGCCCGGCCCACTACGGCCAGCCATCTTCGGTCGTGCGGGTGGACGGCTCGTCGCACAAAGTACTGAGGGAGGGCGTTGTGGGGGCTTCCACCATCGACCGGCTGTCGCGATTCATGGTGCTGATGGTCTGCACCGGCAACACCTGCCGCAGCCCGATGGCTGAGATGCTGATGCGCTGCAAGCTGGCCAAGAAGCTCGGCTGCGGCGTCGACGAACTCGAGGAGCGTGGCGTGATGGTCGGCTCGGCCGGCGTGAACGCCGGCGGCGGCTCGCCCGCCAGCCCCGAGGCGGCCGCGCTGATGGCCGAGCTGGGCTGCCCGCTCGACAAGCACCTGTCGCAGCAGCTCACCGAGCAGCTAGTACGCTCGGCCGACATGATCGTCACCATGACCCACGGCCACCGCCGGGCCATCCTGGCGTCGTGGCCGGACGCCGCGTCCCGCATCAGGCCGCTGCTCCCCGAGGCCGACCTGAGCGATCCCATCGGCGGATCGGCCGCGGTCTACCGCGCGTGCGCCGACCAGATTGAGAAAGCGCTAGACCCGCACGTCGACGAGGTCGTCGCCGGCGTCGGGTCGGGCGAGTAG
- the rpiB gene encoding ribose 5-phosphate isomerase B, whose translation MRIAVGSDHRGYHLKDKIVSFLKSNDHEVQDVGARGDESVDYPDFAAVVAKKVSDGEIDRGILICGTGIGMAIAANKFRGVRAAPCTDEVTAEISRRHNDLNVLCLSADLLSPRVVERMVDVWVNTEFEAGRHGRRIEKITKIESDNCCN comes from the coding sequence ATGCGTATCGCCGTTGGCAGCGACCACCGTGGGTACCACCTGAAGGACAAGATCGTGTCGTTCCTGAAGTCGAACGACCACGAGGTGCAGGACGTCGGCGCCCGCGGCGACGAGAGCGTCGACTACCCCGACTTCGCCGCCGTGGTCGCCAAGAAGGTGAGCGACGGCGAGATCGACCGCGGCATCCTGATCTGCGGCACGGGCATCGGCATGGCGATCGCCGCCAACAAGTTCCGCGGCGTCCGGGCGGCGCCGTGCACCGACGAGGTCACCGCCGAGATCAGCCGCCGGCACAACGACCTCAACGTGCTCTGCCTGTCGGCCGACCTGCTCAGCCCGCGGGTCGTGGAACGGATGGTGGACGTGTGGGTCAACACCGAGTTCGAAGCGGGCCGGCACGGGCGGCGGATCGAGAAGATCACGAAAATCGAATCCGACAACTGCTGCAACTAG
- a CDS encoding glycerate kinase type-2 family protein — translation MRRSPDQLREDALAIWRAGVDAVDPLRLLPEVVQAEDELLVVGDTSFELDLVGRILVVGGGKAGAGMALGLEQALGPRILAEKQVSGLLSVPADCLAATQAIRLVAGRPAGVNEPRAEGAAAAEEMLRLVADLQPTDLCLCLLSGGGSALLPAPIDGITLDQKAAVTRLLSGAGADIQQLNTVRKQLSRIKGGGLARACRAAQMVTLIISDVLGDPLESIASGPTVQNPDSVADALRVFDDLGIADHPDAQPVIAALQAKPPAQDGPASCVVDNVVIANNASAVDSAGMEAERRGYSHAMDCAIQSEGPAEQVGRDLARMALHMRDNVGPDCLITGGEPTVKLADAAVRGRGGRNQQLTLAALEQLGDCRDIALLSGGTDGEDGPTDAAGAVVDAGVAQRAAGLGLDAADSLRRNDAYTFFQQADGLLQTGPTGTNVCDVRVVTVSQT, via the coding sequence ATGCGCCGATCTCCCGATCAGCTCCGTGAAGACGCTCTGGCCATCTGGCGGGCCGGCGTCGACGCCGTCGACCCGCTGCGGCTCCTGCCCGAGGTTGTGCAGGCAGAGGACGAGCTGCTAGTCGTAGGTGATACTTCGTTCGAACTGGATCTGGTCGGCCGCATCCTGGTAGTGGGCGGCGGCAAAGCGGGCGCCGGCATGGCCCTCGGCCTCGAGCAGGCGCTCGGCCCCCGTATCCTCGCCGAGAAGCAGGTGTCCGGCCTGCTGAGCGTGCCGGCCGACTGCCTGGCGGCGACGCAGGCCATCCGCCTGGTCGCGGGACGGCCGGCTGGCGTCAACGAGCCACGGGCGGAGGGCGCAGCGGCGGCGGAGGAGATGCTCCGCCTGGTGGCCGACCTGCAGCCTACGGACCTCTGCCTGTGCCTGCTGTCGGGCGGCGGATCGGCCCTGCTGCCGGCGCCGATCGACGGCATCACGCTTGATCAGAAGGCGGCGGTCACTCGACTGCTCAGTGGCGCCGGCGCCGACATCCAGCAGCTCAACACGGTCCGCAAGCAGCTCAGCCGCATCAAAGGGGGCGGGCTCGCCAGGGCGTGCCGCGCGGCGCAGATGGTGACCCTGATCATCTCCGACGTGCTGGGCGACCCGCTCGAGTCGATTGCCTCGGGCCCGACGGTCCAGAACCCCGACTCCGTCGCCGACGCGCTGCGGGTGTTCGACGACCTCGGGATTGCCGACCACCCGGACGCGCAGCCGGTGATCGCGGCGCTGCAGGCCAAGCCCCCGGCGCAAGACGGGCCCGCGTCGTGTGTGGTCGATAACGTGGTGATCGCCAACAACGCGTCGGCGGTCGACTCGGCCGGCATGGAGGCAGAACGCCGTGGCTACAGCCACGCGATGGACTGCGCGATCCAGAGCGAAGGCCCCGCCGAGCAGGTCGGCCGCGACCTGGCGCGGATGGCGTTGCACATGCGCGACAACGTGGGCCCCGACTGCCTGATCACCGGCGGCGAGCCAACCGTCAAGCTGGCGGACGCGGCGGTGCGCGGCCGCGGCGGCCGCAACCAGCAGCTCACCCTCGCGGCCCTCGAGCAGCTCGGCGACTGCCGCGACATCGCCCTGCTCTCCGGAGGCACCGACGGCGAGGACGGCCCGACCGACGCGGCGGGCGCCGTGGTCGATGCGGGCGTGGCCCAGCGGGCCGCGGGCCTGGGTCTCGACGCGGCCGACTCGCTCCGCCGCAACGACGCCTACACGTTCTTCCAGCAGGCCGACGGCTTGCTCCAGACCGGCCCGACCGGCACCAACGTCTGCGACGTGCGCGTGGTGACCGTCAGTCAAACCTGA
- a CDS encoding response regulator transcription factor, whose translation MSKTGVSIARQGSDGAATRRAVHIVDDEAEFRDNLAELVTPLGVETLCYRSAEHFLSEYRPRPVECLVSDLRLPGASALGLQRMLIERNVLIQVIVISGFGATPDVVAAMQRGAADFLDKPVDEARLLAAVGDALDAAEQRLRECTTREAALQRLSKREREVLDLLVDARTTIEAANLLGISPKTVEKHRAKIFEKTGVGSVPELIRLVIG comes from the coding sequence ATGAGCAAGACGGGAGTTTCCATCGCCCGTCAGGGGAGTGACGGGGCGGCTACGCGCCGCGCCGTGCACATCGTCGACGACGAGGCCGAGTTCCGCGACAACCTCGCCGAGCTAGTCACGCCGCTGGGCGTCGAAACGCTGTGCTACCGGTCGGCCGAGCACTTCCTCAGCGAGTACCGCCCCCGGCCGGTAGAGTGCCTGGTGTCCGACCTGCGGCTGCCGGGCGCCAGTGCGCTCGGGCTGCAGCGGATGTTGATCGAGAGGAATGTGTTGATCCAGGTGATCGTGATCTCTGGGTTCGGCGCGACTCCCGACGTGGTGGCGGCCATGCAGCGTGGCGCCGCCGACTTTCTCGACAAGCCCGTCGATGAGGCGCGCCTGCTCGCCGCGGTGGGCGACGCCCTCGACGCCGCGGAGCAACGCCTGCGAGAGTGTACAACGCGGGAAGCGGCGCTGCAGAGGCTATCGAAGCGGGAGCGAGAGGTGCTCGACCTGCTTGTCGACGCCAGGACTACCATCGAGGCCGCTAATCTGTTGGGCATCAGCCCCAAGACGGTGGAGAAGCACCGGGCGAAGATCTTCGAGAAGACCGGCGTCGGCAGCGTGCCGGAGCTGATCCGCCTGGTCATCGGGTAA